In Legionella sp. PATHC035, a genomic segment contains:
- the cydB gene encoding cytochrome d ubiquinol oxidase subunit II — MLPLIFAVLLAFIVVMYVILDGFDLGIGILFPFTSSEGERDKMMNSIAPVWDGNETWLVFGGAILYGGFPLVYGALLPVLYIPIMFMLIALIFRGVSFEFRFKADKSKPIWNWLFTIGSIAAAFFQGVILGCFVQGFSINPQTMAIIQSSWLTPFSLFTGVALICGYGLLGATWMIIKSRGKLQSKMVHYARGLLIAVSFFLVFVSIWTPLHSTEVFNRWYQFPNFLLLSPLPLITACAIFLAWRNLSLNTSDERKPFIYSIVIFLCSYIGIAISVYPYLIPRQITIWEAAAPSSTLVFILVGVAIMLPILLAYTLYAYFLFRGKTEGHYH, encoded by the coding sequence ATGCTCCCACTTATATTTGCTGTATTACTTGCCTTTATTGTTGTGATGTATGTCATCTTAGATGGTTTTGACTTAGGGATCGGAATTTTATTTCCTTTTACCAGTAGTGAAGGCGAAAGGGATAAGATGATGAATTCAATTGCCCCAGTATGGGATGGGAATGAAACCTGGCTTGTTTTTGGTGGCGCCATACTTTATGGCGGATTTCCTCTGGTTTATGGGGCTCTTTTGCCCGTTCTTTATATCCCTATCATGTTCATGTTAATCGCTTTGATTTTTCGTGGAGTTAGCTTTGAATTTCGATTTAAAGCGGATAAATCGAAACCTATATGGAATTGGTTATTCACGATTGGTTCGATTGCTGCTGCCTTTTTTCAAGGAGTCATCTTAGGATGTTTTGTTCAAGGTTTTTCAATCAATCCCCAGACTATGGCAATTATTCAGTCCAGTTGGTTAACTCCTTTTAGCTTATTTACTGGTGTTGCTCTAATATGTGGTTACGGGCTTCTTGGAGCGACATGGATGATTATCAAAAGCAGGGGCAAACTTCAGAGTAAAATGGTCCACTATGCCCGAGGGTTACTGATCGCTGTGAGTTTCTTTTTAGTGTTTGTTAGTATCTGGACTCCGTTGCATAGCACTGAAGTCTTCAATCGCTGGTATCAATTTCCCAATTTTTTATTGTTAAGCCCACTTCCTTTAATTACCGCATGTGCCATTTTTCTGGCTTGGAGAAACTTATCTTTAAATACTTCTGACGAACGCAAGCCTTTTATTTACAGCATTGTCATTTTTTTGTGCTCCTATATCGGTATAGCGATTAGTGTTTATCCTTATTTGATTCCACGTCAGATTACCATTTGGGAGGCGGCAGCCCCATCTTCGACTCTAGTATTTATATTGGTCGGTGTGGCTATCATGTTACCCATATTGCTTGCATATACTTTATATGCCTATTTTCTTTTTAGAGGTAAAACAGAAGGACATTACCATTAG
- a CDS encoding MltA domain-containing protein, protein MFRSSLIIALMTFSIITHATLPADPIQHCLDVRRLVDFTSRQKMAAKEPGVLRFKFHKISASELPLENSAGNMDEVIQALNNQIENCTKYHGEFKTVTIAGHQFNRQEWCLEANKKMLSIAKAAQGNFQKYLASIKNEFDWYKSDGWPENHAGFKKGEFQFTAYYAPAAVEARTKRGGGFLYPIYSNPGVVNAASECKKFNLKGPLCGVDPLTKIPRGFCLKNADGTYSIAPDREEIDHGALNPKYIIGYVKDPNDPSFLMLQGSGSLILDGKVFRINYDGANGRPRTMLGRIVQCAQDPTCGGNLDAMERCAKDPKCHDEAKLRCNLSKEIKLSGASEKRIRQYLDNPLNRDKAADLRNRDQSFVFFTKEAGGPYGSENISLTPHASCATDHRVIPVGMSFIYSCKKSTSWCVAQDTGGAIVGAHVDVYKGEGNQAGVEANALNHSGTLFVALPKK, encoded by the coding sequence ATGTTTCGATCCTCTTTAATAATTGCACTAATGACTTTTAGCATCATCACGCATGCAACCCTCCCTGCAGATCCAATTCAACATTGTTTAGATGTGAGAAGACTTGTGGATTTTACCTCAAGACAGAAAATGGCTGCCAAAGAGCCCGGTGTGTTGCGGTTTAAATTTCATAAAATTTCAGCTTCAGAACTGCCGTTAGAGAACTCTGCGGGCAATATGGATGAAGTGATTCAAGCGTTAAATAATCAGATTGAAAACTGCACTAAATACCATGGTGAATTTAAAACAGTGACTATTGCTGGCCATCAGTTTAACAGACAAGAATGGTGCCTCGAAGCCAACAAAAAAATGCTCAGTATTGCAAAAGCTGCCCAAGGCAATTTTCAAAAATATTTAGCGAGCATCAAAAATGAATTTGATTGGTATAAAAGCGATGGTTGGCCTGAAAATCATGCGGGATTTAAAAAAGGTGAATTTCAATTCACAGCCTATTATGCGCCAGCCGCTGTTGAGGCTCGCACCAAACGGGGTGGAGGATTTTTATATCCTATCTACAGTAACCCGGGTGTTGTCAATGCAGCTTCAGAATGCAAGAAATTTAATTTGAAAGGTCCTCTTTGCGGAGTTGACCCGCTTACTAAAATACCGCGTGGATTTTGTTTGAAAAATGCTGATGGCACCTACTCTATAGCACCAGACCGCGAAGAAATTGATCATGGGGCTTTAAATCCGAAATATATAATTGGTTATGTCAAAGACCCAAATGACCCTTCTTTTTTAATGCTTCAAGGCTCTGGTTCATTAATTCTCGATGGCAAAGTATTTCGTATTAATTACGATGGCGCCAATGGCAGGCCGCGTACCATGCTGGGACGCATAGTCCAATGTGCACAAGACCCAACCTGTGGTGGTAACCTGGATGCAATGGAACGTTGCGCTAAAGATCCTAAATGTCATGATGAAGCAAAGTTACGCTGTAACCTATCTAAAGAGATTAAACTCAGCGGCGCATCAGAAAAGCGAATACGCCAATATCTCGATAACCCTCTAAACCGCGATAAAGCTGCTGACTTGCGAAATCGCGATCAAAGCTTTGTATTTTTTACTAAAGAAGCTGGAGGCCCATATGGTTCTGAAAATATTTCGCTCACACCCCATGCTTCATGCGCAACAGATCACCGCGTAATTCCTGTTGGAATGAGTTTTATCTACAGCTGCAAAAAGTCTACTTCATGGTGTGTAGCCCAAGACACAGGCGGCGCCATTGTGGGGGCTCATGTTGATGTGTACAAGGGTGAGGGCAATCAAGCCGGTGTGGAAGCAAATGCGCTCAATCACTCAGGCACATTATTTGTGGCACTGCCAAAAAAATGA
- a CDS encoding L,D-transpeptidase family protein, whose product MKIKAIVLMITIFFPVALFAGSSNCPLSNGINVHTKTRTLAICKHGSVIKSFKVALGYKGVGKKKAGDNKTPIGLYGLAHPRKSNQFKVFIPILYPTAKQSAAGYTGRDVGIHGPTQSSGWFSWLNNLPYSTRGCIAVGKNTHIEYVANWVKANPGTKVLII is encoded by the coding sequence ATGAAAATAAAAGCAATTGTTTTAATGATCACTATTTTTTTTCCTGTCGCTTTATTCGCTGGTTCATCGAATTGTCCTTTATCAAACGGAATCAATGTACATACCAAAACGCGAACTTTAGCTATCTGTAAACACGGCTCTGTAATTAAGAGCTTTAAAGTCGCTCTCGGATATAAAGGCGTCGGTAAAAAGAAAGCGGGTGATAATAAAACCCCCATTGGTTTATATGGGTTAGCTCATCCAAGAAAATCCAATCAATTTAAAGTCTTTATTCCAATTCTCTATCCCACTGCAAAGCAATCAGCTGCAGGATATACAGGCAGAGATGTAGGAATCCATGGGCCCACCCAGTCTTCTGGATGGTTTAGTTGGTTAAACAACTTACCCTACTCAACGCGTGGATGCATTGCTGTTGGCAAAAATACCCATATCGAGTATGTGGCTAATTGGGTAAAAGCCAATCCAGGGACTAAGGTTTTAATTATCTAA
- a CDS encoding acyl-CoA desaturase has protein sequence MKSLGALIQNWLVNQNNYNPDEPLSNTIDWVRAIPFIMVNLSCLLIFYVHFSWIALSVAVTLYFFRLFTIGAFYHRYFSHKAFKTNRFWQFIFAALAGTSAQRGPLWWAAHHRQHHMVSDTPEDAHSPVQHGFWWSHVGWFLTKKHYHYNPERVRDLEQYPELVFLERYDILMPALLFFALFVTGWILQTYAPQWNTGIGEMLVWGFSVSLVAVFNTTVIINSLCHVYGTRRYETSDNSKNNLFFALITLGEGWHNNHHHYPASARQGFRWWEIDITYYLIKLLELMGIVWDVKPLPKSLLEQNLAKK, from the coding sequence ATGAAGTCTTTAGGAGCTTTGATACAGAATTGGCTTGTGAACCAAAATAATTACAATCCTGATGAACCATTAAGCAATACAATCGATTGGGTTCGTGCGATTCCTTTTATTATGGTTAACCTGAGCTGTTTACTGATTTTTTATGTGCATTTTAGTTGGATTGCCTTAAGTGTCGCAGTGACTCTGTATTTTTTTCGTTTGTTTACCATTGGTGCTTTTTATCATCGATATTTCTCACATAAAGCGTTCAAAACCAATCGCTTTTGGCAATTCATTTTTGCAGCTCTTGCAGGAACTTCAGCCCAACGCGGTCCTCTTTGGTGGGCAGCGCATCACAGGCAGCACCACATGGTGTCTGATACCCCTGAGGATGCACACTCCCCAGTACAACACGGGTTTTGGTGGAGTCATGTAGGTTGGTTTCTTACCAAAAAACATTACCATTATAATCCGGAACGAGTTAGAGATTTGGAGCAATATCCAGAACTCGTTTTTCTCGAACGTTATGACATTCTAATGCCCGCATTATTGTTTTTTGCTCTTTTTGTGACCGGTTGGATTCTTCAGACTTATGCACCACAATGGAACACCGGTATCGGTGAAATGTTGGTTTGGGGCTTCAGCGTTTCCTTGGTCGCCGTATTTAATACAACCGTAATCATTAATTCCCTGTGCCATGTGTATGGTACAAGACGTTATGAAACGTCGGATAACAGCAAAAACAACCTGTTTTTTGCTCTCATTACGCTTGGTGAAGGTTGGCATAATAACCACCATCATTACCCTGCATCAGCGCGTCAGGGGTTTCGATGGTGGGAGATTGATATCACTTATTACTTAATCAAACTTTTAGAACTCATGGGTATCGTCTGGGATGTTAAGCCGCTGCCCAAATCTTTATTAGAGCAGAATTTAGCTAAAAAGTAG
- a CDS encoding DUF2177 family protein, whose protein sequence is MKLIGLFFLTMVCIFVLDMIWLGIIAKSVYAQNIGMLLRKSDTGMAPIWWAAAVVYVCIALGIVYFVLPGAQGNYMLALAGGVILGFVTYGIYDFTNYSILANWPLKITLIDFIWGMVLCGLSSLFAVFIENRFFS, encoded by the coding sequence ATGAAACTTATAGGACTCTTTTTCTTAACAATGGTATGTATCTTTGTGTTGGATATGATTTGGTTGGGTATCATTGCGAAATCAGTTTATGCCCAAAACATCGGTATGTTGTTACGAAAGTCGGATACAGGCATGGCTCCTATTTGGTGGGCAGCGGCAGTCGTTTATGTGTGCATCGCATTAGGGATCGTTTATTTCGTCTTGCCCGGCGCACAAGGCAATTACATGCTGGCACTCGCTGGTGGAGTAATCCTAGGATTTGTAACCTATGGGATCTATGATTTCACCAACTACTCAATCCTTGCGAACTGGCCTTTGAAAATCACATTAATCGATTTTATTTGGGGCATGGTCTTATGTGGACTGAGTAGTTTATTTGCTGTCTTCATTGAGAACCGCTTTTTTTCTTAA
- a CDS encoding DUF1295 domain-containing protein, translating to MYSIGIVVIYLFLQMSLMWGLYRLLKNPSVVDVSWSLGLMVSGLIYLGLTPLSFRTLIIGSLLILWALRLAFYLWYTRIRKGHVDKRYIELSANWKISPSLGFFLNFQLQGLLILIISSVFLLISQAGLTHITMIDILAFCMVTVGIMGETTADLQLQRFKTRHKGEVCNQGLWNYSRHPNYFFDWLSWMGFALFAVQSNNGYLSLLSPLMLYVIFTRMTGPMTERGSIKSRGQKYLEYQKQTSMFFPWFKKKSGSQ from the coding sequence ATGTATTCTATCGGCATTGTAGTGATTTATCTTTTTTTACAAATGAGTTTGATGTGGGGTCTGTATCGTCTTCTAAAAAATCCCTCTGTTGTGGATGTCTCATGGTCATTAGGATTAATGGTTTCAGGTTTAATCTATTTAGGCTTAACCCCATTAAGTTTTCGTACTCTAATCATTGGCTCTCTTCTCATTTTATGGGCTTTACGCCTAGCATTTTATCTGTGGTACACACGAATCAGAAAAGGACATGTAGATAAGCGCTATATTGAACTCAGTGCCAATTGGAAAATTAGCCCCTCTCTTGGTTTTTTTCTTAACTTTCAACTCCAGGGGCTGCTCATCCTAATCATTTCAAGTGTGTTTTTACTGATTAGCCAAGCAGGACTGACTCATATTACCATGATAGATATCCTTGCATTTTGCATGGTTACAGTGGGGATAATGGGAGAGACTACAGCCGATTTACAATTGCAACGTTTTAAAACACGGCATAAAGGGGAAGTGTGTAACCAAGGTCTATGGAATTATTCACGTCATCCTAATTATTTTTTTGATTGGTTAAGCTGGATGGGATTCGCTTTATTTGCGGTACAGTCCAACAATGGATACCTAAGCTTACTTTCCCCTTTGATGCTTTATGTTATTTTTACCCGTATGACTGGCCCCATGACCGAAAGAGGCTCCATAAAATCACGGGGACAAAAATATCTTGAGTACCAAAAGCAAACTTCAATGTTTTTTCCTTGGTTTAAGAAAAAAAGCGGTTCTCAATGA
- a CDS encoding DUF2878 domain-containing protein: MNTLHYLIHTTAYYVAWFTCITLAAQGYAWISALIVVACVLLQLYWQHQTGRALEGLWLLLVIVISISTLIDSALVYKGIVIFSANPFSPYFTSPWMITIWISFTVVLYATLSNLFDHLFLLGFLSCIGFALAFRIGANLGAAFFPYGSNTTCLFIGAVWSIVLPFCVYGYQKIKGDN; the protein is encoded by the coding sequence ATGAATACATTACATTACCTCATTCACACAACTGCTTATTATGTGGCTTGGTTTACTTGCATCACGCTCGCTGCTCAAGGTTATGCATGGATAAGCGCTCTTATTGTGGTTGCTTGTGTTCTGTTGCAGCTGTACTGGCAACATCAAACGGGCAGAGCGCTGGAAGGGCTATGGCTTTTATTAGTAATAGTTATCTCTATAAGTACTCTCATTGACAGTGCCCTGGTTTATAAAGGAATAGTCATTTTTTCAGCAAACCCTTTTTCCCCCTATTTTACTTCTCCTTGGATGATAACCATATGGATAAGTTTTACAGTTGTTTTATATGCCACATTAAGTAACCTATTTGATCATCTATTTTTGCTCGGCTTTTTGTCATGTATAGGTTTTGCCTTGGCATTTCGCATTGGTGCAAACTTAGGGGCTGCTTTTTTTCCTTATGGCAGCAATACGACTTGCCTTTTCATCGGCGCGGTTTGGTCAATTGTATTGCCATTTTGCGTGTACGGTTATCAAAAGATAAAGGGTGATAATTAA
- a CDS encoding SAM-dependent methyltransferase, with translation MDKNNHLATQGSRLSKKIFFKLLNGITHGSIQVHDVNGSYVFGNEKEKNDSIANITINHPKAYKSILMEGSVGAGASYIDGYWDTDDLQKLITMIIKNDALFNQIESPIARFFSFMRTINYKLKINSIRRAKENILAHYDLGNDFFKLILDPSMMYSCALYKPSDISLEEASQNKIRAICNALQLKPSDHILEIGTGWGGFACFAAKEYGCKVTTTTISEKQYLYVNEKINQLGLNHQIKLLKEDYRKLSGQYDKVVSIEMIEAVGHKYFDTFFQQCHQLLKPGGLFFLQAIVINDQAYEAAKNEVDFIKKYIFPGGCLPSVHSISKSIADKTTLQLLSFEDIGHHYVSTLNDWHKNLLTNKDEILAQGFTESFIRTWEFYFCYCAAGFQTNYISDIHALWRKRR, from the coding sequence ATGGACAAAAATAATCATTTAGCTACTCAGGGTTCAAGACTTTCGAAAAAAATTTTTTTCAAGTTATTAAATGGGATCACTCACGGTTCTATCCAAGTCCATGACGTGAATGGTAGCTATGTTTTTGGTAATGAAAAAGAGAAAAATGATTCAATTGCCAACATCACCATAAACCACCCCAAAGCCTATAAATCAATTCTCATGGAAGGCTCTGTGGGTGCCGGAGCAAGTTACATTGATGGTTATTGGGATACAGATGACCTACAAAAATTAATTACGATGATTATTAAAAATGACGCCCTCTTCAATCAGATTGAAAGTCCTATCGCCCGTTTTTTTAGTTTCATGAGAACAATAAACTATAAATTAAAAATTAACTCGATTCGTCGCGCTAAGGAAAATATTCTAGCTCATTACGATTTAGGAAATGATTTTTTTAAATTAATTCTCGACCCATCTATGATGTATTCATGCGCTCTTTATAAACCATCGGATATAAGTTTAGAGGAAGCATCTCAGAATAAAATTCGGGCCATTTGTAATGCATTGCAACTAAAACCCAGTGACCATATTTTGGAAATAGGTACCGGATGGGGCGGATTTGCATGTTTTGCCGCTAAAGAATATGGATGTAAGGTCACGACGACGACGATTTCAGAAAAACAATACCTCTATGTCAATGAAAAAATAAATCAATTAGGCTTAAATCATCAGATTAAATTATTAAAAGAAGACTACAGAAAACTTTCCGGACAATATGATAAAGTCGTTTCAATCGAGATGATTGAGGCCGTTGGGCATAAATATTTTGATACATTTTTTCAGCAATGCCATCAGCTACTAAAACCTGGAGGTTTATTTTTCTTACAGGCCATTGTTATTAACGATCAAGCCTATGAAGCTGCAAAAAATGAGGTTGATTTTATTAAGAAATACATTTTCCCCGGAGGTTGCCTGCCCTCTGTGCATTCCATAAGTAAATCAATTGCCGACAAAACAACACTGCAATTGCTTTCATTTGAAGACATAGGCCACCATTATGTCTCTACCTTGAATGACTGGCATAAAAACCTATTAACCAATAAAGACGAGATTTTAGCACAAGGATTTACCGAATCTTTTATTCGCACTTGGGAGTTCTATTTTTGTTATTGTGCTGCTGGTTTTCAGACCAATTACATCAGCGATATTCATGCCTTATGGCGAAAAAGACGATGA
- a CDS encoding tubulin-tyrosine ligase: MRKFHLVEDKTPTHANLARFLKAEGWRPSKFSALASVNEKWLHFSPLISQTLEYKHLLAAFLQTNHLEYLMPETFFIDDEIWPSVLDNISNSQPANTPWILKPSMLNNGQHIHIFHDLNAIEAHFLSHKRMGGAQVLQRYIVKPQLIQGPTLGHKFSIRVLLVLSTHAGSALFPSGYVNIALKPYQEDNFNQLEAHLTNEHLSEERLNVVQRLSDEIAIFQPYKMTIVSICQLLIKALKNQFTPIWQDSQPRIACFGFDFMAEAEGNKLWLLEANHGPCFPVDDSHPLFDILYRPFWQQLIKRFIENEPSDFIGLD, translated from the coding sequence ATGAGAAAATTTCATTTAGTAGAAGATAAAACACCGACACATGCTAATTTAGCTCGCTTCTTGAAGGCCGAAGGATGGAGGCCAAGTAAGTTTTCTGCGCTGGCGTCAGTGAATGAGAAGTGGCTCCATTTTTCACCACTGATTAGTCAAACCTTAGAGTATAAGCATCTGCTTGCGGCATTTCTCCAAACAAATCATCTCGAATATTTGATGCCAGAGACCTTTTTCATCGATGATGAGATTTGGCCTTCTGTTTTGGATAATATCAGTAACTCACAGCCTGCCAACACACCTTGGATATTAAAACCGTCCATGCTAAATAACGGACAACATATTCATATCTTTCATGATCTTAATGCCATTGAAGCTCATTTTCTTTCCCATAAGCGAATGGGAGGGGCCCAAGTTTTGCAACGTTATATTGTTAAGCCGCAACTGATTCAAGGACCCACTTTGGGGCATAAATTTTCTATTCGCGTATTGTTGGTCTTATCGACACATGCAGGCTCAGCACTTTTTCCGAGTGGCTATGTGAATATTGCCTTAAAACCGTATCAAGAAGATAACTTCAATCAACTGGAGGCTCATCTTACCAACGAGCATCTTAGTGAGGAACGACTTAATGTGGTGCAACGCCTAAGCGATGAAATTGCCATTTTTCAACCTTATAAGATGACTATTGTTTCTATTTGCCAACTATTGATAAAGGCATTGAAAAATCAATTTACTCCGATTTGGCAAGATAGCCAACCGCGAATTGCCTGCTTCGGCTTTGATTTCATGGCTGAAGCAGAGGGCAATAAACTTTGGTTATTGGAAGCAAATCATGGACCTTGTTTTCCTGTGGATGATTCACACCCTTTATTTGATATTTTATATCGACCTTTTTGGCAACAATTAATCAAACGCTTTATTGAGAATGAACCATCTGATTTTATTGGATTGGATTAG
- a CDS encoding cytochrome ubiquinol oxidase subunit I translates to MLVEILSRAQFGFSIGFHILFPTLNLGLALFLVIMEFFWLKTKNTVYLEICKFWTKIFALTFGMGVVSGIVLAYQIGTNFGPFITQFGNVLGALFAYETLTAFFLEAGFLGVMLFGWKRVPPLLHFMATFLVAIGTTISAFWIMSANSWMQTPSGYELIDGKYVVASWWAVVMNPSFISRFIHMLLASYVTTSFVIMGVASYYLLRKKSVETAKKTMSFALWAALILVPVQIGVGDVVGLKVKEYQPLKTAAMEGLWHTQNGAPLVLFAWPSQAEQKNNYAIEIPKLASLINTHDWDGKMVGLDSVPPDQQPRVAPVFFTFRIMVGIGLLMFATAVVGMFLRYKNKIYVAKWFHYWCFVLTPLGFIASISGWLTAEIGRQPWVVYGLLKTHDAVSAISVEDVIISFVLLVLAYGVVFGFYLYYLLKLIRLGPEVIEEERVEDHAFQYMTDLNVEKK, encoded by the coding sequence ATGCTTGTGGAAATTCTATCACGTGCCCAATTTGGTTTTAGCATCGGATTTCATATTTTATTTCCAACATTGAATTTGGGGTTGGCCTTATTTTTGGTCATTATGGAATTCTTTTGGCTTAAAACTAAAAATACAGTTTACCTTGAAATTTGCAAATTTTGGACCAAGATTTTTGCACTTACCTTTGGAATGGGGGTTGTTTCAGGCATTGTCCTGGCCTATCAAATCGGAACAAATTTTGGTCCGTTTATTACCCAGTTCGGCAATGTCTTAGGTGCATTATTCGCCTATGAAACGCTAACTGCCTTTTTCCTTGAAGCAGGTTTTTTGGGCGTCATGCTCTTTGGTTGGAAAAGAGTACCACCGCTACTGCATTTTATGGCTACCTTTCTGGTTGCCATCGGCACAACTATATCTGCATTTTGGATTATGTCTGCAAATTCGTGGATGCAAACGCCTAGCGGGTATGAGTTAATCGACGGGAAGTACGTAGTCGCTAGCTGGTGGGCAGTGGTGATGAATCCTTCATTTATTTCGCGTTTTATCCATATGCTTCTGGCCTCTTATGTGACAACTTCCTTCGTCATCATGGGTGTCGCTTCTTATTATTTGCTTCGCAAAAAATCAGTGGAGACAGCAAAGAAAACAATGTCTTTTGCACTTTGGGCCGCTTTGATTCTTGTTCCTGTTCAAATTGGTGTTGGTGATGTTGTGGGCCTCAAGGTTAAAGAATATCAACCGCTTAAAACTGCGGCGATGGAGGGGCTTTGGCATACTCAAAACGGGGCTCCATTAGTATTGTTTGCTTGGCCTTCTCAGGCAGAACAAAAGAATAACTATGCTATTGAAATTCCTAAACTTGCAAGTCTTATCAATACGCATGATTGGGATGGAAAAATGGTTGGGTTAGACTCTGTGCCACCTGACCAACAACCCAGAGTTGCACCAGTATTTTTCACATTTAGAATTATGGTCGGCATTGGACTTCTGATGTTCGCAACAGCTGTTGTTGGAATGTTTCTTCGTTATAAGAACAAAATTTATGTGGCAAAATGGTTCCACTATTGGTGTTTTGTACTGACACCGCTTGGTTTTATAGCCAGCATTTCCGGATGGCTCACAGCTGAAATTGGAAGACAGCCATGGGTAGTCTATGGGTTATTAAAAACCCATGATGCCGTCTCTGCAATCAGTGTCGAAGATGTGATTATCTCTTTTGTTCTGCTTGTTCTTGCTTATGGAGTTGTCTTTGGGTTTTATCTGTATTATTTATTGAAACTCATTCGTTTAGGTCCGGAAGTCATTGAGGAAGAACGAGTCGAAGATCATGCATTTCAATACATGACTGATTTAAATGTGGAGAAAAAATAA